A portion of the Bubalus kerabau isolate K-KA32 ecotype Philippines breed swamp buffalo chromosome 1, PCC_UOA_SB_1v2, whole genome shotgun sequence genome contains these proteins:
- the DCAF15 gene encoding DDB1- and CUL4-associated factor 15 yields MAPSSKSERNSGAGSGGGGPGGAGGKRAAGRRREHVLKQLERVKISGQLSPRLFRKLPPRVCVSLKNIVDEDFLYAGHIFLGFSKCGRYVLSYTSSSGDDDFSFYIYHLYWWEFNVHSKLKLVRQVRLFQDEEIYSDLYLTVCEWPSDASKVIVFGFNTRSANGMLMNMMVMSDENHRDIYISTVAVPPPGRCAACRDASRAHPGDPSAQCLRHGFMLHTKYQVVYPFPTFQPAFQLKKDQVVLLNTSYSLVACAVSVHSAGDSSFCQILYDHTTYPPAPPSPPGPQSPELPPVLPSLCPEAAPAWPSGTPDPSPAIAKAKEFVADIFRRAKEAKGGTSEEVRPPPCPGPSGSRCRLPSEPLGPGGEAVPRDSPPAAEAPAPEPGYVNYTKLYYVLGSGEGTEPEDEFEDDKISLPFVVTDLRGRNLRPMREQAVVQGQYLTVEQLTLDFEYVINEVIRHDATWGHQFCSFSDYDIVILEVCPETNQVLINIGLLLLAFPSPTEEGQLRPKTYHTSLKVAWDLNTGIFVTVSVGDLTEVKGQTSGSVWSSYRKSCVDMVMKWLVPESSGRYVNRMTNEALHKGCSLKVLADSERYTWIVL; encoded by the exons ATCAGTGGGCAGCTCTCTCCTCGCCTCTTCCGGAAGCTGCCACCCAGGGTCTGCGTCTCTCTCAAGAACATTGTGGATGAAGACTTCCTCTACGCAGG ACACATCTTCCTGGGCTTTTCCAAGTGCGGCCGTTACGTTCTCTCCTACACGAGCAGCAGTGGGGACGACGACTTCTCTTTCTACATCTACCACCTGTACTGGTGGGAGTTCAATGTGCACAGCAAGCTCAAGCTG GTCCGCCAGGTGCGGCTCTTCCAGGACGAGGAGATCTACAGTGACCTATACCTGACCGTGTGCGAGTGGCCCAGTGACGCCTCCAAGGTCATTGTCTTCGGCTTCAA CACCCGCTCAGCCAACGGCATGCTCATGAACATGATGGTGATGAGCGACGAGAACCACCGGGACATCTACATCAGCACCGTGGCCGTGCCGCCGCCGGGCCGCTGCGCCGCCTGCCGGGACGCCAGCCGCGCCCAcccag GTGACCCGAGTGCGCAGTGCCTGCGGCATGGCTTCATGCTGCACACCAAGTACCAGGTGGTCTACCCCTTCCCCACTTTCCAGCCCGCCTTCCAGCTCAAGAAGGACCAGGTGGTGCTGCTCAACACCAGCTACTCTCTAGTGGCCTGCGCCGTCTCGGTGCACTCGGCAG GAGATAGCAGCTTTTGCCAGATCCTATACGACCACACCACCtaccccccagcccctcccagcccccctgGACCCCAGAGCCCAGAGTTGCCCCCTGTTctccccagcctctgccctgAAGCAGCCCCAGCCTGGCCCTCTGGGACCCCCGATCCCTCGCCTGCCATTGCCAAAGCCAAGGAGTTTGTGGCTGACATCTTCCGCCGGGCCAAAGAGGCCAAGGGTGGGACCTCGGAGGAAGTCCGGCCACCCCCCTGCCCAGGGCCCTCAGGCAGCCGCTGCCGCCTGCCCTCTGAGCCTCTTGGCCCAGGTGGGGAGGCGGTGCCCCGGGACAGCCCCCCTGCAGCAGAGGCGCCTGCCCCGGAGCCTGGATACGTCAACTACACCAAGCTCTATTACGTGCTGGGGTCCGGTGAGGGGACAGAGCCAGAGGATG AGTTCGAGGATGACAAGATCTCCCTGCCCTTCGTGGTGACCGATCTCCGCGGTCGCAACCTGCGGCCCATGCGGGAGCAGGCCGTCGTCCAG GGTCAGTACCTGACAGTCGAGCAGCTCACACTGGACTTCGAGTATGTCATCAACGAGGTGATCCGCCACGACGCCACTTGGGGTCACCAGTTCTGTTCTTTTAGCGACTATGACATCGTCATCCTGGAG GTCTGCCCAGAGACCAACCAGGTCCTCATCAACATTGGCCTGCTGCTCCTGGCGTTCCCATCCCCCACCGAGGAAGGCCAGCTCCG ACCAAAGACCTACCACACCAGTCTCAAGGTGGCATGGGACCTCAACACGGGCATCTTTGTGACAGTCAGCGTGGGCGACCTCACTGAGGTCAAAGGGCAGACCAG CGGCAGCGTCTGGAGCTCATATCGCAAGAGCTGCGTGGACATGGTCATGAAGTGGCTGGTACCTGAGAGCAGCGGCCGATACGTCAACAGGATGACCAACGAGGCTCTGCACAAAG GGTGCTCACTGAAAGTTCTGGCAGACAGTGAGCGATACACGTGGATTGTGCTGTGA